One segment of Balaenoptera ricei isolate mBalRic1 chromosome 8, mBalRic1.hap2, whole genome shotgun sequence DNA contains the following:
- the LOC132369579 gene encoding LOW QUALITY PROTEIN: olfactory receptor 6M1 (The sequence of the model RefSeq protein was modified relative to this genomic sequence to represent the inferred CDS: inserted 2 bases in 1 codon; substituted 2 bases at 2 genomic stop codons), translating to MAVGNCRTVTQFTLTAFSALLELXISLFVTLLLAYTLTAMENIIIISLIRTDNRLQTPMYFFLSNLSFLDILYTTVITPKLLACLLGEKKNMSFAGCVTQTYFYFFLGTVEFILLAVMSFDCYVAICNPLRYTIIMNIRACLLMILGCXLGAFLPVLVPTIVVTRLLYCSKEINHXFCDIAPLLQVACIDTRLTEKINFLLSALVILSSLAFTTGSYSYIISTILHIPSAQGRQKAISTCASHITIISIAYGSNIFVYVRLNQNHSLDFDKVATVLITVVTPLLNPFIYSLRNEKVKEVLREAMNRIMSLVLRKT from the exons ATGGCAGTGGGGAATTGCCGCACAGTGACTCAGTTCACCCTGACTGCCTTCTCAGCCCTCCTGGAGCTTTGAATATCCCTCTTTGTGACTCTCTTGTTGGCTTACACACTAACAGCAATGGAAAACATTATCATCATCTCCCTAATACGGACTGATAATCGCCTACAAACCCCAATGTACTTTTTCCTCAGTAATTTGTcctttctggatattttatacaCCACTGTCATTACCCCAAAGTTGCTAGCCTGCCTCctaggagagaagaaaaacatgtcCTTTGCTGGCTGCGTTACTCAAACATATTTCTACTTCTTTCTGGGAACCGTGGAGTTTATCCTCTTGGCAGTGATGTCCTTTGACTGCTACGTGGCCATCTGTAACCCACTGCGCTACACCATCATCATGAACATCAGGGCTTGCCTCCTGATGATTCTGGGCTGTTGATTGGGAGCCTTCCTACCCGTGTTGGTACCAACCATAGTTGTGACAAGGCTACTCTACTGTAGCAAAGAAATTAATCA TTTTTGTGACATTGCCCCTCTTCTACAGGTGGCCTGTATAGATACTCGTCTCACTGAGAAGATAAACTTTCTCCTATCTGCCCTTGTCATCCTGAGCTCCCTGGCATTCACTACTGGGTCCTACAGCTACATCATTTCTACCATCCTGCACATACCCTCAGCCCAAGGCCGTCAAAAAGCTATTTCCACCTGCGCTTCCCACATCACCATCATTTCCATTGCTTATGGGAGCAACATCTTTGTGTATGTGAGACTCAATCAGAACCACTCTCTGGATTTTGACAAGGTAGCCACTGTCCTCATTACCGTAGTGACCCCTCTTCTGAACCCTTTTATTTATAGCTTGAGgaatgaaaaagtgaaagaagTGTTGAGAGAGGCAATGAACAGAATCATGTCCCTGGTACTAAGGAAAACCTGA